ATCGGGTACATCCGACGAGTGAGTTGACGCGATACCTGTTCTATTCGGCATAGGACACCGCCACCGCGAGCCGCCCCGACGCACCGGCACCCGCCAGGGCCGCCGCGGTCTCCCGCTCGACGGACAGGACCACCAGAGCTCCGCTCCCGGCGCCCGCCAGGCTGCCTGCCTCCGGGAACAGGGTCTTTCCGACGCCCGCACCGCGTGGGACCTCCGCAACCCGGACGTCGCGTGCCACCACCCTGGCTTCCGCGTCGCCTTCGACCGCGGCGATCACATCGACGCGGTCACCGGGCCGCAGCAGCCCGACCGTCGCGGCGTCGGCGATCCGCACCGGGGCGGACACCAGCCGGACCGCCCGCCGCTCGGGCCCCGGTGGCGCGCCCCCGGCGGCGGCGAGCGCCCCCTTCTCGCCGCCCGATCCCGAGAGCGCGAGCACGGCGGAGGCCAGCGCGAACCCGGCTGCCAGCGCCCGCCGTTGTCCGCGCAACGCCCGCCGGAGCCGTCGGCCACCACCGCCCCGCACCCGCAGGGGTCCGAAGGACGGTACGCCGCACGGGGCGGGGGACGCGGGACGCGTATCGGGCATCGAAGGGGACATGGCCAGCACCACCTGCCGTGAGGGCGATCCCCAGGCATTTCCGCGCGGGGGATCGCGCGGGAAGGCGCGAAAGCCGCGAGGAACCGACCGGGGAAAGCGTGAGGGGAGTCCGGCGGGCCGACCCGCCGGACTCCCCTCACGATCCACCCTGCTCGGAGATGCCGCTGATGCCTGTGGACAACTCACAGGATGTGGACAACCTGGCCACCCGTACGGGAGATGGCCCTCGGGTGTACCAACCGAGCCGAGCCGTCCCGACCGGCCCACCAGGCCCGCCCTCCGAGCCACCCTCCCAGCCGCCCGCCCACCCCGGTCTCACCGTCCCGGCCCGACCGGCCCAGCGGACTTCACCCTCCCCGCCGGCTACGGCAGGGCGATACCCGTGTCGAGCCCGTCCAGCGCGTGCGCGCAGACGCAGTCGCGGTCCTCGTTCGCGGGCAGAGCGGCCACCGCGTCGAAGAGCACCGACCGCAGTCGGTCGACGTTGGCCGCGAACACCTCCAGCACCTCCGAGTGGTTGACGCCCTCGCCGGCCTCCGCCCCGGCGTCGAGGTCCGTGACCAGCGTCAGCGTCGTGTAGCAGAGGTTCAGTTCGCGGGCGAGTACCGCCTCCGGGTGGCCCGTCATCCCGACGACCGACCAGCCCATCGCCGCGTGCCAGCGCGACTCGGCACGGGTCGAGAAGCGCGGGCCCTCGACCACGACCAGGGTTCCTCCGTCCACCGGTTCCCAGTCGCGTCCGCGCGCCGCCGCCAGGGCCGCCTTGCGTCCCCCGGGGCAGTACGGGTCGGCGAAGCCGAGGTGCACCACGTTCGGCCGGGTGCCGTCCGCCCAGGGCTCACCGTCGTAGAACGTCTGGGTGCGGGCCTTGGTGCGGTCGACCATCTGGTCCGGCACCAGCAGGGTGCCCGGCCCGTACTCCGGACGCAGACCTCCGACCGCACAGGGGCCGAGCACCTGGCGTACGCCGACGGAGCGCAACGCCCAGAGGTTGGCGCGGTAGTTGATCCGGTGCGGAGGCAGGTGGTGGCCGCGGCCGTGGCGTGGGAGGAAGGCCACGCGGCGGCCCCCGAGTTCGCCCAGGAAGAGGGAGTCGCTCGGTTCCCCGTACGGGGTGTCGACCTTGACCTCGGTCACGTCGTCGAGGAAGGAGTAGAAACCCGATCCGCCGATGACGCCGATTTCCGCTGTGTCTGCGTTCACCATGCGGGTCACACTAACCGGGCGCGCACGACCGGGACCCCGCCGAGTCGATCAGCGGGGTCCGGGTGGAACGTGTGGTGTCCGAGGGCTGCCTCAGGCGGCCGAGGTGCCGCTCGACGACGACGTGGAAGCCGAGGAGGAGGCCGAGGACGACGCGGAAGCGGCGGGCTTGGCGTCCGTCTTCGACGAGGCCGACCCGCTGGACGAGTCGGACGTCTTCGAGGACGACGACGTGCCCGGCGTGCTGCTCGACGACGAGCCGCGGCTGTCGTTCCGGTAGAAACCGGATCCCTTGAAGACGATGCCGACGGCCGAGAACACCTTCTTGAGGCGTCCCTCGCAGTTCGGGCACACGGTCAGGGCATCATCGGTGAACTTCTGCACCGCTTCGAGGCCCTCGCCGCATTCGGTGCACTGGTACTGATAGGTCGGCACTTGCTCCTCCTGGCACTCTCACTCAATGAGTGCTAACGACGCTCCATACTGACGTATTCCGAGCGATCAGTCCACCGTGACCGGCTCGCGGTGACCGATCCCACGTGCCACCGTCCGTCCTGGGAGCCGCGGCGTGAGCCGTGAACGCAGGGCCAGCAGGGTCGCCAGGGCCAGGGCGGTACCGGCCAGCGGGACCACGAAACCGGTGCTCGCGCCGTGGGCGTCGGCGAGCTGTCCGGCCACCGTGACGGCCGCCGCCTGGCCGAGTGCCACCGCGCCGGTCAGCCAGGTGAAGGCCTCGGTCCTGGCGGACGAGGGCACCAGTGCCTCGACCAACGTGTAGCCGCTGATCAGCGCGGGAGCGATGCACAGGCCGACCAGCAGACCGAGTCCCGCCAGCAGCGGTACGGAGTGCACGGCCCACAGCCCGGACGCGGTCAGTGTCAGGGCCACGTAGCCGACGACCAGCCGGCGGCGCGGGCTGCTCTTCCAAGCGATGGCGCCGCAGGCGATGCCGGCCAGCATGTTGCCGGCCGCGAAGACGCCGTACAGCAGCCCGTTCACGCCGGGCCGGCCGATCTCCTCGGAGAACGCCGTCAGGGAGACCTGCATGCCGCCGAAGACGGAGCCGATGCCCAGGAACGTGACCGCGAGGACCCTCACCCCGGGAACGGAGAGCGCCGACCGGTGCGGCTCGGAGGCCGTGGCGGCGCCGTTGGGTGCGGGCTGGGTGGAGCGCTGGGCGGCGAACAGTACGCCGCCCAGCAGCGTCAGCGCCGCCTCGGCGATCAGTCCGGCCGCCGGGTGCACGCCCGTGCACAGCGCCGTCGCGAGCACGGGGCCGATGACGAACGTGAACTCGTCCGTCACGGACTCGAAGGCGGCGGCCGTGGCCATCAGCGGGGAGGCGGGACGACCCGGCGCCGCGCCGAGCAGGGCGGCCCACCGGGCGCGCACCATCGGCCCGACCTGCGGGATGGACGCCCCCGTGGGCACCGCGGCCAGGAACAGCGCCCACAGGGGCGCGTCCGCCAGGGCGAGCGCGGTGAGGGTGCCGACGGCCGCCGCGTGCACCAGGACGCCCGGCACCAGGACGGCGCGCTGGCCGAACCGGTCGGCGAGCCTGCCGCTCTGCGGCGCGAACAGGGCCATGGAGACACCGGAGACGGCGGCCACGGCACCCGCGCTGCCGTAGGAGCCTGTGGTGTGCTGAACCAGGAGCACGATGCCGATGGTCAGCATCGCGAAGGGCTGCCGGGCGGCGAAGCCCGGGAGGAGGAAGGTCCACGCACCCGGGGTGCGCAGCAACTGCCCGTAACCGGGGCGGTCGGAGACCGTGGACGCCACGGTCCATGCCTTTCTGCCGCCTGGTGGCCGTGTCCCCGGGGCCGCACCGGGGTGCGGGGCATGCGGGAACTGCCGAGAGCTGTCCTCTTCGCGCGGGACTGCGGTAGATGCCGGGCGGCTCGCTCCAGGGGCGAGAGGACGCCACGACCGCCATACGGTCGCGCCAGCTCTGCATCAGACAGAGTTGGTCGATCAGGTTCGAATCGTGTGGATCAAGAGATCCGGTCCTTCATGTTACAGGTTCTGTTCCTGGGTGAGCCTGTGATTGCCCGTGAGTGCAGGTCAGGCGCACCTTGCGGGTCGTGGTGCGCCCGCGATTGCATACAGGCGCCCCACGTCCCCCGGAGGTGGTCCGAGCTCAGTGGCGGGCCCGCCTGCTGCCCGCCTTGTCCCCTTCGTGCTCCTCGCCGCCCTTGGTCAGCTTCCTGGCCAGTTTCGCGAGGTGCGGCACCTCCGCAGCCGGGGCGGTCGCCCCGCCGGTGCCCAGCCAGCCGGCCAGCTTGCCGCCCTCGCCGACCGCACGCAGACGCGCCTCGGTGGCGTCGCGCACGGGGTCGGTCGCGACGACCAGCAGCTCGTCCCCGCGGCGCAGCACTGTCGAGGGGGCGGGGACGAAGCTCGTCCCCTCCCGCACGACGAGGGTGACCGCGGCCCCGGCGGGCAGCCGGAGTTCCGCCACCTCCACGCCGTGCATCCTGGACCTGCCGGGGACGGCCACCGAGAGCAGATGGCCGCGCAGCCGCTCCAGCGGAGCCGACTCGATGCCGAGGTCCGCTGTCTCGGACGGGTCCTCGGAGATCTTCAGGGCCTTGGCGAGCCAGGGCAGTGTCGGCCCCTGGATGAGGGTGTAGACGATGACGAGCACGAAGACGATGTTGAAGACCCGGGTGCTGCCCTCGATCCCGGACACCATCGGGATGGTCGCCAGGATGATGGGGACGGCGCCGCGCAGCCCGGCCCAGGACATCAACGTCTTCTCCCGCTTGGGCAGGCGGAACGGCGCGAGGCTGATGAAGACGGACAGTGGCCGGGCGACGGCGGTGAGGACCAGCCCCACGACCACGGCGGGCCAGAAGTCGTCGATGAGGTCGTGCGGGGTGACCAGCAGTCCGAGCAGGACGAACATGCCGATCTGCGCCAGCCAGCCGAGCCCGTCGGCGAAGCCGCGGGTGGCGGGCCAGTGCGGAAGCTTGGAGTTGCCGAGGACCATCGCGGCCAGGTAGACGGCCAGGAATCCACTGCCGTGCGCCATGGCGCCGGCGGCGTACGCGGACACCGCGATGGCCATCACGGCGATGGGGTAGAGCCCGGACGCGGGCAGCGCCACGTGGCGGATGCCGTAGGCGCCGAGCCAGCCCACGGCCAGGCCGATCGCCGCGCCGATGGCCAGTTCCAGGGCTATCTCGCCGACGAGCACGTACCAGTGCTCCACCGGGCCGACGGCGGAGAACGCCACCACCAGGATGACCACGGGGGCGTCGTTGAAGCCGGACTCGGCCTCCAGGACACCCGTGATCCGGGAGGGGAGCGGAACCCTGCGCAGGACGGAGAAGACGGCCGCGGCGTCGGTGGAGGAGACGACGGCGCCGATGATCAGGGCCTGCCGCCAGTCGAGGCCGACGAGATAGTGCGCCGCGCTCGCGGTGACACCCACGCTGATGCCCACACCGACGGTCGACAGGACCGCCGCCGCCGGAAGAGCGGGTTTCACTTCTTTCCACTTCGTGCCCAGCCCGCCCTCGGCCAGGATGACGACCAGGGCGGCGTAGCCGATCACCTGGGTCAGCTCGGCGTTGTCGAACTTGACGTCGAAGATGCCGTCCTGGCCCATGGCGATACCGATGCCGAGGTACAGGAGCAGGCTGGGGAGCCCGCTGCGGGACGAAATGCGTACGGCCGCCACGGCGACCAGCAGGACGAGTGAGCAGACGAGCAGAAGTTCGTTGAGCGCGTGGACAGTCAGGGTCCGTTTCCTTCCCTGCGTACGCCTTCCGGATCGGCCTCCGGCGGCCAGTACTTCGTTACCTTACCTAATCTTTAACGTTTTCTTGACGCCTTCGAGTGTTCGTGCGAACCGGTGCGCAAATGGATGCATCCCCATACCGCGTCCGAGTGGCTTCCGCGGGGCGCCTATGGTTGCTCCTGCACTCCCAGGACCACCCTGCCCCTCTAAGGACAGCGATGCCCGCCAACACAACCGCCCCTTCCGGGTCTTCCGATGCGAAGAAGACCGGCCGGAAGAAGGGGCGTCGCGCCCGCCTGTTCGTGATCGTCCTGGTGCTGGCGCTTGTCGCGGGTGTCGGGTACGGCGCGTACTGGTCCGTTTCCACGGTCCGGGCCTCCTACCCGCAGACCACCGGGTCGATCGAGCTCAAGGGCCTCTCCGGAGACGTCGACGTGAGACGCGACGACTACGGGATCCCGCAGATATACGCCGACACCGACAGCGACCTCTTCCGCGCCCAGGGGTACGTCCAGGCCCAGGACCGCTTCTGGGAGATGGACGTACGCCGTCACATGACGTCCGGACGGCTCTCCGAGATGTTCGGCTCCGGCCAGGTCGAGACCGACTCCTTCCTGCGCACGCTGGGCTGGCGCAAGGTCGCGCAGGAGGAGTACGACAAGGTCCTGGACGAGGACACCAAGAAGAACCTCCAGGCGTACGCGGAGGGGGTGAACGCGTATCTGGACGGCAAGGACGGCAAGGACATCTCCGTCGAGTACGCGGCACTCGGCCTGACCAACGACTACGAGCCCACCGAGTGGACCCCGGTCGACTCGGTCGCCTGGCTGAAGGCGATGGCCTGGGACCTGCGCGGCAACATGCAGGACGAGATCGACCGTTCGCTGATGACCAGCAGGCTCAGCACGGAGCAGATCAAGGACCTCTACCCGGACTATCCGTTCGAGAAGAACAAGCCGATCGTCGACCAGGGTGCGGTCTCCCCGGTCACCGGGGAGTTCGACCCCGAGGCCGAGCCGTCGGACAGCATCGGTTCCCAGACCGTCGAGGGTGCGACCGAGGGCCTGAACACCCAGCTCTCCGCGCTCTCCGACACCCTGGACGAGATCCCGGCGCTGCTCGGCCCCAACGGCAACGGCATCGGATCGAACTCCTGGGTCGTCTCCGGCGACCACACGACGACCGGGAACCCGCTCCTGGCCAACGACCCGCACCTGGCGCCGCAGCTCCCCTCGCTCTGGTACCAGATGGGGCTGCACTGCCGTCAGGTCTCGGAGTCCTGCCAGTACGACACGGCCGGGTACACGTTCTCCGGGATGCCCGGTGTGATCATCGGCCACAACCAGGACATCTCCTGGGGCTTCACGAACCTCGGGGCCGACGTCACCGACCTCTTCCTGGAGAAGGTCTCCGCCGACGGCTACCAGTACGACGGCAGGACCGAGCCCTTCGTCACCCGCGAGGAGACCATCAAGGTCGCGGGCGGCAGGAGCCGGAAGATCACGGTCCGCGAGACCAACAACGGCCCGCTCGTGTCCGACCGGAGCAACGAGCTCTCGAAGGTCGGCAAGAAGGCTCCCGTCACCAGCAACGCGCCCGACCGCGGCGACGGGTACGGGGTCTCCCTGAGGTGGACGGCACTGGACCCCGGCAAGTCCATGGACGCCGTCTTCCAGCTGAACCGGGCCAAGGACTTCAAGAGCTTCCGCAAGGCGGCCGCGAACTTCGAGGTGCCCTCGCAGAACCTGATCTACGCGGACACCAAGGGCAACATCGGCTACCAGGCGCCCGGCAAGATCCCGGTCCGCACACAGGGCGACGGCACGATGCCGAGCCCCGGCTGGAACCCGAAGTACGGCTGGGAGAAGGACCCCGTCCCGTTCGACGAGCTGCCGTACGAGTACAACCCCGACCGTGGCTACATCGTCACCGCCAACCAGGCGGTCATCGGCGACGGTTACGAGCACATGCTCACCAAGGACTGGGGCTACGGCACCCGCAGCCAGCGGATCAACGACCTGATCCAGAAGAAGCTCGACGGCGGCGAGAAGATCTCGACCGACGACATGCAGACGATGCAGATGGACAACCAGAGCGCGATCGCCGCGAAGCTGGTGCCCGAGCTGAAGAAGATCGGCATCTCGGACAAGAGCGTCCGTGAGGCGCAGAAGCTGCTGGAGGGCTGGGACTACACCCAGGAGTCCGACTCCGCCGCCGCCGCCTACTTCAACGGCGTCTGGCGCAACATCCTCAAGCTGGCCTTCGGCAACAAGCTCCCCAAGGAGATGCGTGCCAAGGGCGACTGCATCTACGTGCGGCCGGTCGCCGGCACCGGGCCGGTGGACGAGCAGGACAAGCTCGTGCGCGAGTGCGGTCAGCGCGCCCCGGATGCGGCGCAGCCCGACGGCGGCGACCGCTGGTACGAGGTGGTCGAGAACATCCTGGACGACCAGGACAACGAGTGGTGGAAGGTCCCGGCCAAGGGGCGCGAAGAGGCGATCGACAGCCGTGACGAGCTCTTCGCCCGCGCCATGGAGGACGCCCGCTGGGAGCTGACCGCCAAGCTCGGCAAGAACATGAACACCTGGAGCTGGGGCCGGCTGCACCGGATGACCCTGCGCAACCAGACGCTCGGCAAGGAGGGCCCCGACCTCCTGCAGCGGGCCCTGAACCGCGGTCCCTGGGACCTCGGCGGCGGCGAGGCGGCGGTCAACGCCACCGGCTGGAACGCGGCCGGCGGCTACGAGGTCGTCTGGGTCCCGTCCATGCGGATGGTCGTGAACGTGGGGGACTGGGACAAGTCCCGGTGGATCAACCTCACCGGCTCCTCGGGGCACGCCTTCAGCGCCCACTACACCGACCAGACCGACAAGTGGGTCGACGGTGAGCTGCTCGACTGGTCCTACGGGGAGGACGCGGTGAAGAAGTCCACCGTCGACACCCTGACGCTCAAGAAGCCCTAGAAGGGAAGCGCCGCGCTCCGGCCGGCGTGACCACGGCATCCACGGGGTGGTCGTGCGGTTCCTCGGGAACCCGCGCGACCACCTCGTCGTCGTACAGCAGGACGACCAGGGCGGGGTGGGCGCCGGCCGACGAGAGCCGGGCCAGCACCCGGTCGTAGCTGCCCCCGCCGCGGCCCAGCCGCATCCCGCGCCCGTCCACGGCCAGTCCCGGCAGCAGCACGGCGTCCGCGTCCAGGACCGCCCGTGGCCCGAGACGTGCGCCGTCCGGTTCCAGGAGTCCCCGGCCTGCGGGCACGAGGTGCTCCGCGCCCTCGAACAGAGCCCAGTCCAGGTCGTTGTCCTCCATGAGGACCGGCAGGAGCACGCGGACGCCCCGCGCCCGCAGCGCGTCCAGGAGCGCGTGCGTCCCCGGCTCGCGGCCCACGGACACATAGGCCGCCACGGTCCGGGCTTCGGTCAGCTCGGGAAGATTCTGGGCCGACGCGGACAGAACCGCAGCGGTCCTTCCGACGTCATCCTGGGTGAGGAGCCTCCGTGCAGCGAGCAGTTCACGCCGCAAGGCTGCCTTTTGGGACATGTCATGGCTCAACGGGTGCTCGCATCTGCTCGCTTATGTGGATGTATGAGAACGAAGTTAACCGGACGCTCATCTTCCGCCCATATGCGCGCGTTAGAGTTCGGCGCATGACTCAGTCGCACCCCAGGATCAGCAAAGCTGTCATCCCAGCTGCAGGTCTCGGCACCCGGTTCCTGCCGGCCACCAAGGCCACTCCCAAGGAGATGCTGCCTGTCGTCGACAAGCCGGCCATCCAGTATGTGGTCGAGGAGGCGGTCGCGGCGGGTCTTTCCGACGTACTGATGGTCACCGGCCGGAACAAGCGTCCCCTTGAGGACCACTTCGACCGGAACTACGAGCTGGAGTCCGCGCTCACCCGCAAGGGAGACGCGGAACGTCTCTCCCGGGTCCAGGAGTCCAGCGACCTGGCCACCATGCACTACGTACGCCAGGGCGACCCGCGTGGTCTCGGTCACGCCGTCCTCTGCGCCGCGCCGCACGTGGGCGACCAGCCCTTCGCCGTCCTCCTCGGCGACGACCTCATCGACCCGCGCGACCCCCTTCTCGCCCGCATGGTCGAGATCCAGGAGCGTGAGGGCGGCAGCGTCGTCGCGCTCATGGAGGTCGACCCCGCGCAGATCCACATGTACGGCTGCGCCGCCACCGAGGCGACCGCCGACGGGGACGTCGTCCGGGTCACCGGGCTCGTCGAGAAGCCGGACCCGGCTGACGCGCCCAGCAACCTCGCCGTCATCGGCCGCTACGTCCTGGACCCCGCGGTCTTCGACATACTGCGACGGACCGAGCCCGGCCGCGGCGGCGAGATCCAGCTCACGGACGCCCTCCAGTTGCTGGCCGAGGACGAGAAGATCGGCGGCCCGGTGCACGGTGTCGTCTTCAAGGGCCGCCGCTACGACACCGGTGACCGTGGCGACTATCTGCGTGCCATTGTCAGACTCGCGTGCGAACGTGAGGACCTGGGCCCGGACTTCCGGACCTGGCTGCGCAGTTACGTCACCGAGGAGTTGTAAAAGCTTGAGCGGCACGATCTGGTCGGTGGACGAGCACCTTGAGGACATCCTCGCCGCGGTGAAGCCGCTCGAGCCCATCGAGCTGCAACTGCCCGACGCCCAGGGATGCGTCCTGGTCGAGGACGTCGTGGTGCAGGTGGCCCTGCCGCCCTTCGACAACAGCTCGATGGACGGGTACGCCGTCCGGATCTCCGACGTCGAGGGCGCCAGCGAGGAGTTCCCCGCCGTCCTCACCGTCATCGGTGACGTCGCGGCGGGCGACGGAGGCCTGCCCGACGGCCGGTCCGTGGGCCCCGGCGAGGCCGCCCGCATCATGACGGGTGCCCCGCTGCCCGCGGGCGCCGAGGCGGTCGTCCCGGTCGAGTGGACCGACGGCGGCACGGGCGGCGGCCCGGCCGACACCATGCGGGCCCACAGCGACGCCCCGGAGGGGGCGAGCGGCGAGGTCCGCGTCCACCGGCCCGTGAAGCCCCGCGCCCATGTCCGGGCCAAGGGCAGCGACGTGACCCCCGGGGACCTGGCGCTGCGCGCGGGTTCGGTCGTCGGCCCCCCTCAGATCGGCCTGCTCGCCGCGATCGGCCGCTCGACGGTGCGGGTGCGGCCCCGCCCGCGCGTCGTGGTGCTGTCCACCGGCAGCGAGCTGGCACAGCCGGGTGAGGAGCTGACCGGCGGCCGGATCTACGACTCCAACAGCTTCGCGCTGACGGCTGCCGCGAGGGACGCGGGAGCCATCGCCTACCGCGTGCCGGCGGTCGCCGACGACGCCGAGACGCTGCGGGCCACGATCGAGGACCAGCTGATCCGTGCTGACATCGTCGTGACCACGGGCGGTGTGAGCGTCGGGGCGTACGACGTGGTCAAGGAGGCCCTGTCGTCCGTGGGCGACGCGGACGAGGCGGGCGGGGGCGTCGACTTCCGCAAGCTCGCCATGCAGCCGGGCAAACCGCAGGGCTTCGGGTCGATCGGCCCCGACCACACGCCGCTGCTGGCACTGCCCGGCAACCCGGTCTCCTCGTACGTCTCCTTCGAGCTGTTCGTCCGGCCGGCGATCCTGACGCTCATGGGCATGGAGGACGTCCACCGCCCATCGGTCCGGGCCACGCTGAACACCGGTGAGGCGCTCCCCTCGCCGTCCGGCAAGCGTCAGTTCCTGCGGGGCACCCATGACGCGGAGGCCGGCACCGTGACGCCCGTCGGAGGGCCCGGATCGCATCTGATCGCCGCCCTCGCACAGGCGGACGCGCTGATCGTCCTGCCCGAGGACGTCACCTCCGCCGAGCCCGGCGCGGAGGTCGAGGTGATCCTCCTCCGCTGACTTCCCGGCGGTGGCGGTACGGTATCTGGCGCTGTGCCTTACCGGGGGAAGCTCCCCGGGCCCCTCGCTCCGCCCCTCGGCGCGGGACGGGCGGGCAACCGGCGCCCTACCGCTAGGCGGAGTGAGTTGAGTACGCAGAACAGGCTGACGCACATCGACGAGGCGGGCGCCGCCCGCATGGTCGACGTGTCGGAGAAGGACGTCACCGCGCGTGTCGCCCGGGCGAGCGGCCGGGTCCTCGTGTCGCCGCGTGTCGTCGAACTCCTCAGGGGCGAGGGCGTCCCG
The DNA window shown above is from Streptomyces sp. Alt3 and carries:
- a CDS encoding RcpC/CpaB family pilus assembly protein, translating into MSPSMPDTRPASPAPCGVPSFGPLRVRGGGGRRLRRALRGQRRALAAGFALASAVLALSGSGGEKGALAAAGGAPPGPERRAVRLVSAPVRIADAATVGLLRPGDRVDVIAAVEGDAEARVVARDVRVAEVPRGAGVGKTLFPEAGSLAGAGSGALVVLSVERETAAALAGAGASGRLAVAVSYAE
- a CDS encoding S-methyl-5'-thioadenosine phosphorylase, with protein sequence MVNADTAEIGVIGGSGFYSFLDDVTEVKVDTPYGEPSDSLFLGELGGRRVAFLPRHGRGHHLPPHRINYRANLWALRSVGVRQVLGPCAVGGLRPEYGPGTLLVPDQMVDRTKARTQTFYDGEPWADGTRPNVVHLGFADPYCPGGRKAALAAARGRDWEPVDGGTLVVVEGPRFSTRAESRWHAAMGWSVVGMTGHPEAVLARELNLCYTTLTLVTDLDAGAEAGEGVNHSEVLEVFAANVDRLRSVLFDAVAALPANEDRDCVCAHALDGLDTGIALP
- a CDS encoding FmdB family zinc ribbon protein, with the protein product MPTYQYQCTECGEGLEAVQKFTDDALTVCPNCEGRLKKVFSAVGIVFKGSGFYRNDSRGSSSSSTPGTSSSSKTSDSSSGSASSKTDAKPAASASSSASSSASTSSSSGTSAA
- a CDS encoding MFS transporter; translated protein: MASTVSDRPGYGQLLRTPGAWTFLLPGFAARQPFAMLTIGIVLLVQHTTGSYGSAGAVAAVSGVSMALFAPQSGRLADRFGQRAVLVPGVLVHAAAVGTLTALALADAPLWALFLAAVPTGASIPQVGPMVRARWAALLGAAPGRPASPLMATAAAFESVTDEFTFVIGPVLATALCTGVHPAAGLIAEAALTLLGGVLFAAQRSTQPAPNGAATASEPHRSALSVPGVRVLAVTFLGIGSVFGGMQVSLTAFSEEIGRPGVNGLLYGVFAAGNMLAGIACGAIAWKSSPRRRLVVGYVALTLTASGLWAVHSVPLLAGLGLLVGLCIAPALISGYTLVEALVPSSARTEAFTWLTGAVALGQAAAVTVAGQLADAHGASTGFVVPLAGTALALATLLALRSRLTPRLPGRTVARGIGHREPVTVD
- a CDS encoding potassium/proton antiporter — protein: MAAVRISSRSGLPSLLLYLGIGIAMGQDGIFDVKFDNAELTQVIGYAALVVILAEGGLGTKWKEVKPALPAAAVLSTVGVGISVGVTASAAHYLVGLDWRQALIIGAVVSSTDAAAVFSVLRRVPLPSRITGVLEAESGFNDAPVVILVVAFSAVGPVEHWYVLVGEIALELAIGAAIGLAVGWLGAYGIRHVALPASGLYPIAVMAIAVSAYAAGAMAHGSGFLAVYLAAMVLGNSKLPHWPATRGFADGLGWLAQIGMFVLLGLLVTPHDLIDDFWPAVVVGLVLTAVARPLSVFISLAPFRLPKREKTLMSWAGLRGAVPIILATIPMVSGIEGSTRVFNIVFVLVIVYTLIQGPTLPWLAKALKISEDPSETADLGIESAPLERLRGHLLSVAVPGRSRMHGVEVAELRLPAGAAVTLVVREGTSFVPAPSTVLRRGDELLVVATDPVRDATEARLRAVGEGGKLAGWLGTGGATAPAAEVPHLAKLARKLTKGGEEHEGDKAGSRRARH
- a CDS encoding penicillin acylase family protein, with the translated sequence MPANTTAPSGSSDAKKTGRKKGRRARLFVIVLVLALVAGVGYGAYWSVSTVRASYPQTTGSIELKGLSGDVDVRRDDYGIPQIYADTDSDLFRAQGYVQAQDRFWEMDVRRHMTSGRLSEMFGSGQVETDSFLRTLGWRKVAQEEYDKVLDEDTKKNLQAYAEGVNAYLDGKDGKDISVEYAALGLTNDYEPTEWTPVDSVAWLKAMAWDLRGNMQDEIDRSLMTSRLSTEQIKDLYPDYPFEKNKPIVDQGAVSPVTGEFDPEAEPSDSIGSQTVEGATEGLNTQLSALSDTLDEIPALLGPNGNGIGSNSWVVSGDHTTTGNPLLANDPHLAPQLPSLWYQMGLHCRQVSESCQYDTAGYTFSGMPGVIIGHNQDISWGFTNLGADVTDLFLEKVSADGYQYDGRTEPFVTREETIKVAGGRSRKITVRETNNGPLVSDRSNELSKVGKKAPVTSNAPDRGDGYGVSLRWTALDPGKSMDAVFQLNRAKDFKSFRKAAANFEVPSQNLIYADTKGNIGYQAPGKIPVRTQGDGTMPSPGWNPKYGWEKDPVPFDELPYEYNPDRGYIVTANQAVIGDGYEHMLTKDWGYGTRSQRINDLIQKKLDGGEKISTDDMQTMQMDNQSAIAAKLVPELKKIGISDKSVREAQKLLEGWDYTQESDSAAAAYFNGVWRNILKLAFGNKLPKEMRAKGDCIYVRPVAGTGPVDEQDKLVRECGQRAPDAAQPDGGDRWYEVVENILDDQDNEWWKVPAKGREEAIDSRDELFARAMEDARWELTAKLGKNMNTWSWGRLHRMTLRNQTLGKEGPDLLQRALNRGPWDLGGGEAAVNATGWNAAGGYEVVWVPSMRMVVNVGDWDKSRWINLTGSSGHAFSAHYTDQTDKWVDGELLDWSYGEDAVKKSTVDTLTLKKP
- a CDS encoding 5-formyltetrahydrofolate cyclo-ligase, producing the protein MSQKAALRRELLAARRLLTQDDVGRTAAVLSASAQNLPELTEARTVAAYVSVGREPGTHALLDALRARGVRVLLPVLMEDNDLDWALFEGAEHLVPAGRGLLEPDGARLGPRAVLDADAVLLPGLAVDGRGMRLGRGGGSYDRVLARLSSAGAHPALVVLLYDDEVVARVPEEPHDHPVDAVVTPAGARRFPSRAS
- the galU gene encoding UTP--glucose-1-phosphate uridylyltransferase GalU, translated to MTQSHPRISKAVIPAAGLGTRFLPATKATPKEMLPVVDKPAIQYVVEEAVAAGLSDVLMVTGRNKRPLEDHFDRNYELESALTRKGDAERLSRVQESSDLATMHYVRQGDPRGLGHAVLCAAPHVGDQPFAVLLGDDLIDPRDPLLARMVEIQEREGGSVVALMEVDPAQIHMYGCAATEATADGDVVRVTGLVEKPDPADAPSNLAVIGRYVLDPAVFDILRRTEPGRGGEIQLTDALQLLAEDEKIGGPVHGVVFKGRRYDTGDRGDYLRAIVRLACEREDLGPDFRTWLRSYVTEEL
- the glp gene encoding molybdotransferase-like divisome protein Glp, which produces MSGTIWSVDEHLEDILAAVKPLEPIELQLPDAQGCVLVEDVVVQVALPPFDNSSMDGYAVRISDVEGASEEFPAVLTVIGDVAAGDGGLPDGRSVGPGEAARIMTGAPLPAGAEAVVPVEWTDGGTGGGPADTMRAHSDAPEGASGEVRVHRPVKPRAHVRAKGSDVTPGDLALRAGSVVGPPQIGLLAAIGRSTVRVRPRPRVVVLSTGSELAQPGEELTGGRIYDSNSFALTAAARDAGAIAYRVPAVADDAETLRATIEDQLIRADIVVTTGGVSVGAYDVVKEALSSVGDADEAGGGVDFRKLAMQPGKPQGFGSIGPDHTPLLALPGNPVSSYVSFELFVRPAILTLMGMEDVHRPSVRATLNTGEALPSPSGKRQFLRGTHDAEAGTVTPVGGPGSHLIAALAQADALIVLPEDVTSAEPGAEVEVILLR